TTCATAACATAAATctacataaatatgaaaaaaaattcattaaaCTATCTGAAAATGCAGGAAAAAATTACTATTAATATGCAAttagaaatataattttttgtgtaaaaatgaaacatcCTTGGATACTTCTCcagtttttttattaattggGTCTAAGAACCTAAAATTGGAggtaacaaaaataaaggtATATGTGAATCACGCCAATATATAAAGGAAGCCGCCATAAATATgcaattaaatataaatataagaagATCATATAGTTAAAGATCAATcgaaacaatatttttgaaatgccatttttattttcataattttattcatttggTGATAAGAATagctatataataaataaaacttaCTTATCTCTAAATACTTTTCCTAGTTTTTTAACTTccttctttttattttttgaccTTAAAAGTTCATCGGATGCTAAACTTTTAATGTCAAAATCATTAGCAACTTGGTATCTAAACAGAAAacgaatgaaaaaatatattagaaaatataaacgaGGTTGTTGGAAGAGggaaaattatatcatataaatatttttttgcttatatagccatatatatatgcataatgcaaattttatatgttttaaagTACCTAGTAGGTAGGATGTGGTTAACATTAAT
This region of Plasmodium chabaudi chabaudi strain AS genome assembly, chromosome: 13 genomic DNA includes:
- a CDS encoding 60S ribosomal protein L27, putative → MGKLLKPGKVVIMLNGRRAGKKAIIINTYEGQTRERPYSYCLVAGIEKHPLKVSKKMSKRKIVKRSKVKAFVKYINVNHILPTRYQVANDFDIKSLASDELLRSKNKKKEVKKLGKVFRDKFLDPINKKTGEVSKDVSFLHKKLYF